The following are encoded in a window of Halorarum salinum genomic DNA:
- a CDS encoding DUF362 domain-containing protein: MDFPERSDVDGLIEPQPLPSFARVRHEPETETVADPAATTRSELDRLEFEGLEPGATVAVGAGSRGIHGIDDVVEATIAELEERGFDPVVVPAMGSHGGATPEGQREVLEVLGVTEERLGVPIDARMDADPVGEIEVGDTTATVYFSAAALEADAVLVINRVKAHTNFSGRLESGLCKMTVVGLGKQRGAKSFHSTAIKEGYLETLEPALATIRESAPLLGGVALVENFREETAHVEAIPAAEFTEREPALLERAYDEMATLPVEEVDLLVVDELGKEISGAGMDTNVIGRYRVLNTDDPERPAIKLIYARGLTEGTKGNGNGIGLADVTRRAAVDQLDAKKTYANALTSGSLAKAKLPVVAPDDEFALRTSLAALGGYDPETVRIVWVKNTQDLTEFHVSEPLLDELPEGARVLDREELRFEDGTRSFRTE, from the coding sequence ATGGACTTCCCGGAGCGATCCGACGTCGACGGGCTGATCGAGCCCCAGCCGCTGCCGTCGTTCGCGCGCGTTCGCCACGAACCGGAGACGGAGACCGTCGCGGACCCCGCGGCGACGACGCGGTCGGAGCTGGACCGGCTCGAGTTCGAGGGGCTCGAACCGGGCGCGACCGTCGCCGTCGGCGCCGGCAGCAGGGGTATCCACGGCATCGACGACGTGGTCGAGGCGACGATCGCGGAGCTCGAGGAGCGGGGCTTCGACCCCGTCGTCGTCCCCGCGATGGGGAGCCACGGCGGCGCGACCCCCGAGGGGCAGCGCGAGGTGCTCGAGGTGCTCGGCGTCACCGAGGAGCGGCTGGGCGTCCCCATCGACGCGCGGATGGACGCCGACCCGGTCGGCGAGATCGAGGTCGGCGACACGACCGCGACGGTGTACTTCTCGGCGGCCGCCCTCGAGGCCGACGCCGTCCTGGTGATCAACCGCGTCAAGGCGCACACCAACTTCAGCGGGCGCCTGGAGAGCGGGCTCTGCAAGATGACCGTCGTCGGCCTCGGCAAGCAGCGCGGGGCGAAGTCGTTCCACTCGACGGCGATCAAGGAGGGGTACCTGGAGACGCTCGAGCCCGCGCTCGCGACCATCCGGGAGTCGGCCCCGCTGCTCGGAGGCGTCGCGCTCGTGGAGAACTTCCGGGAGGAGACGGCCCACGTCGAGGCGATCCCGGCGGCCGAGTTCACCGAGCGCGAGCCGGCGCTGCTCGAACGGGCGTACGACGAGATGGCGACGCTCCCGGTCGAGGAGGTCGACCTCCTCGTCGTCGACGAACTCGGCAAGGAGATCTCGGGCGCCGGGATGGACACGAACGTCATCGGCCGGTACCGCGTGCTCAACACGGACGACCCCGAGAGACCCGCGATCAAGCTGATCTACGCCCGGGGGCTCACCGAGGGAACGAAGGGGAACGGCAACGGCATCGGGCTCGCGGACGTCACCCGACGGGCCGCGGTCGACCAGCTCGACGCGAAGAAGACGTACGCGAACGCGCTGACGAGCGGGTCGCTCGCGAAGGCGAAGCTCCCCGTCGTCGCGCCCGACGACGAGTTCGCGCTGCGGACCTCGCTGGCCGCCCTCGGCGGCTACGACCCGGAGACGGTACGCATCGTCTGGGTGAAGAACACGCAGGACCTCACGGAGTTCCACGTCTCGGAGCCGCTTCTGGACGAACTCCCGGAGGGCGCCCGCGTGCTCGATCGCGAGGAGCTCCGGTTCGAGGACGGGACGCGTTCGTTCCGGACGGAGTAG
- a CDS encoding mandelate racemase/muconate lactonizing enzyme family protein, whose amino-acid sequence MEIAEVESYPIKIPLDSPVSFSNRTITFRDHVITHVRTTDGLEGVGYSLGYEGAPLLAQAVETMLEPLLVGEDPRDTERLWREMYDGNIQIGRTGVMLRAISSVDIALWDLKAKAADQPLYKLLGGYADAVPSYGSGGYYRDDKGHDGLRAEMRRYLDEGHDVVKMKVGRRSVPEEVERVAAVRDEIGPDRTLLLDANGVWETTPEAVRACRAFEPYDPYFIEEPVMIDRVETMAEVNDAIDYPVATGELEGTRHNFARLSDTGAAGVLQPDATVCGGITEWLKIAHFAAAHDVPVAPHYNWNLHASLLGGVENGLWVEYFYRDMDVKAFDDVVAEPLGPGDDGMIELPDRPGHGVVLDEDALERFEWT is encoded by the coding sequence ATGGAAATCGCCGAGGTCGAATCCTACCCGATCAAGATCCCGCTCGACTCGCCGGTCTCGTTCTCCAACCGGACGATCACGTTCCGCGACCACGTGATCACGCACGTCCGGACCACGGACGGCCTGGAGGGCGTCGGCTACTCGCTGGGCTACGAGGGCGCGCCGCTGCTCGCGCAGGCGGTCGAGACGATGCTCGAACCGCTGCTGGTCGGCGAGGATCCCCGCGACACCGAGCGTCTGTGGCGCGAGATGTACGACGGCAACATCCAGATCGGCCGGACCGGCGTCATGCTACGCGCCATCTCCAGCGTCGACATCGCGCTGTGGGACCTGAAGGCGAAGGCGGCCGACCAGCCGCTGTACAAGCTGCTCGGCGGGTACGCCGACGCGGTCCCCTCCTACGGGAGCGGCGGCTACTACCGCGACGACAAGGGCCACGATGGCCTCCGCGCGGAGATGCGCCGCTACCTCGACGAGGGCCACGACGTGGTGAAGATGAAGGTCGGGCGACGCTCCGTCCCAGAGGAGGTCGAGCGCGTGGCGGCGGTCCGCGACGAGATCGGCCCGGACCGGACGCTCCTGCTGGACGCGAACGGCGTGTGGGAGACGACGCCCGAGGCGGTCAGGGCCTGCCGCGCGTTCGAGCCGTACGACCCCTACTTCATCGAGGAGCCGGTGATGATCGACCGCGTCGAGACGATGGCCGAGGTGAACGACGCCATCGACTACCCCGTCGCGACGGGGGAGCTGGAGGGGACCCGGCACAACTTCGCGCGGCTGTCGGACACGGGCGCGGCGGGGGTCCTCCAGCCGGACGCGACGGTGTGTGGCGGCATCACGGAGTGGCTGAAGATCGCCCACTTCGCGGCGGCCCACGACGTGCCGGTCGCGCCCCACTACAACTGGAACCTCCACGCGTCGCTGCTGGGCGGCGTCGAGAACGGTCTCTGGGTGGAGTACTTCTACCGCGACATGGACGTGAAGGCGTTCGACGACGTGGTGGCGGAGCCGCTGGGGCCGGGCGACGACGGCATGATCGAACTCCCGGACAGGCCGGGCCACGGGGTCGTGCTGGACGAGGACGCGCTCGAACGGTTCGAGTGGACGTGA